A stretch of the Spartinivicinus ruber genome encodes the following:
- a CDS encoding phage baseplate assembly protein V, whose product MFGFNSQHDAINGLLDEAEDIKRRLNGVVQIGVVEVVEPAKAQVKVRHGDNLTPLVPWITLAAGGVKVYRCPSVGEQCLLLNFGGGDNGSMTVALPGVFSQANPQPTTDPDAHTVLYPNGSRITYHHGQDRLSIEQTAGEVYIKSPTKITLDTPLLHCTGDIKADGDIMDHTNSMQGDRDIYNSHTHDVSGHSKAVPTGETQ is encoded by the coding sequence ATGTTCGGATTCAATAGCCAGCATGACGCGATTAACGGGCTGTTAGATGAAGCAGAAGACATCAAGCGCCGTTTAAATGGCGTGGTGCAAATCGGTGTGGTTGAAGTGGTGGAACCGGCGAAAGCACAAGTCAAAGTGCGCCATGGTGACAACCTGACACCCCTTGTGCCGTGGATAACCCTGGCAGCCGGTGGGGTAAAAGTCTATCGCTGCCCCAGCGTGGGCGAGCAATGCTTGTTGTTGAATTTTGGTGGTGGTGACAATGGCTCGATGACAGTGGCGCTGCCAGGTGTCTTTAGCCAGGCCAACCCACAACCGACAACGGACCCAGACGCCCACACAGTCCTGTATCCCAACGGTAGCCGCATTACTTACCATCATGGCCAAGACCGGCTCAGCATCGAGCAGACGGCGGGAGAGGTCTATATAAAATCACCCACCAAAATCACCTTAGATACCCCCTTACTGCATTGTACTGGCGATATTAAAGCCGATGGCGACATTATGGACCACACCAACAGTATGCAGGGGGATCGGGATATTTATAACAGCCATACACACGATGTGTCGGGCCACAGTAAAGCCGTACCGACGGGAGAAACCCAGTGA